The window GCGGCTTTTTTCCGCCAACGCCGTCCGACGAAACGCAAACGCGTGGGTCGGACGGCGTTTTCATTCACACGTCGGTGCGAAGCGATTCCCGCACCGCTTCTCTTACCGGATGATCCATGATGCGACTATTCACGCCCAAGCCGGCGCTCGCGCTGGCGCTTGCCGTTCTGTCCGTGCGGCCCGCCGAAGTGCGCGCGCAGACCGCCGACTGCTTTGCGGCGGCCGCCGCCTATCAACATGTGAGCCCCGTCGTGCTGCGCGCGATCGCGTGGCAAGAATCGCATGGCAACGCGAACGCGCTCCATCGCAACCGGAACGGTTCGACCGATTACGGCATGATGCAGATCAACTCGATTCACCTTCCGCTGCTGTCGCGCTATGGCGTCTCGGCCGACGAC is drawn from Burkholderia ambifaria AMMD and contains these coding sequences:
- a CDS encoding lytic transglycosylase domain-containing protein; this translates as MMRLFTPKPALALALAVLSVRPAEVRAQTADCFAAAAAYQHVSPVVLRAIAWQESHGNANALHRNRNGSTDYGMMQINSIHLPLLSRYGVSADDLMNPCLSVYVAAWHLHKMMVKYGNNWAAIGAYHSETPAERDRYARSVQSIVERMKLADDGQ